A genomic stretch from Drosophila gunungcola strain Sukarami unplaced genomic scaffold, Dgunungcola_SK_2 000148F, whole genome shotgun sequence includes:
- the LOC128265703 gene encoding rho-associated protein kinase 1 isoform X2: MPPELEPVTSHRSMDVERRRRANTLERKMRDPTSICNVDCLLDTVSALVSDCDHDSLRRLKNIEQYAAKYKPLALQINQLRMNVEDFDFIKLIGAGAFGEVQLVRHKSSSQVYAMKRLSKFEMMKRPDSAFFWEERHIMAHANSEWIVQLHFAFQDAKYLYMVMDFMPGGDIVSLMGDYDIPEKWAIFYTMEVVLALDTIHNMGFVHRDVKPDNMLLDSYGHLKLADFGTCMRMGANGQVVSSNAVGTPDYISPEVLQSQGVDNEYGRECDWWSVGIFLYEMLFGETPFYADSLVGTYGKIMDHKNSLSFPPEVEISEQAKALIRAFLTDRTQRLGRYGIEDIKAHPFFRNDTWSFDNIRESVPPVVPELSSDDDTRNFEDIERDEKPEEVFPVPKGFDGNHLPFIGFTYTGDYQLLSSDTVDAESKEASVANSGAASNNHGHGHGHGHGHNHRHRPSNSNELKRLEALLERERGRSEALEQQDAGLRQQIELITKREAELQRIASEYEKDLALRQHNYKVAMQKVEQEIELRKKTEALLVETQRNLENEQKTRARDLNINDKVISLEKQLLEMEQSYKSETEHTQKLKKHNAELGFTVKSQEEKVRDMVDMIDTLQKHKEELGQENAELQALVVQEKNLRSQLKELHKEAENKMQTLANDIERTLGREQKAQEDNRALLEKISDLEKAHAGLDFELKAAQGRYQQEVKAHQETEKSRLVSREEANLQEVKALQSKLNEEKSARIKADQHSQEKERQLSMLSVDYRQIQLRLQKLEGECRQESEKVAALQSQLDQEHSKRNALLSELSLHSSEVAHLRSRENQLQKELSAQREAKRRFEEDLTQLKGNHHEALANNRELQAQLEAEQCFSRLYKTQANENREESAERLAKIEDLEEERVSLKHQVQVAVARADSEALARSIAEETVADLEKEKTIKELELKDFVMKHRNEINAKEAALATLKETEIELHKKLSQKGVECDDLLQQHKKQQEELTLVRASKDEEITKLLDKCKNEVLLKQVAVNKLAEVMNRRDSDLPKQKSKARSTAELRKKEKEMRRLQQELSQERDKFNQLLLKHQDLQQLCAEEQQLKQKMVMEIDCKATEIEHLQSKLNETASLSSADNDPEDSQDSVFEGWLSVPNKQNRRRGHGWKRQYVIVSSRKIIFYNSDIDKHNTTDAVLILDLSKVYHVRSVTQGDVIRADAKEIPRIFQLLYAGEGASHRPDEQSQLDVSVLHGNSNEERPGTIVHKGHEFVHITYHMPTACEVCPKPLWHMFKPPAAYECKRCRNKIHKEHVDKHDPLAPCKLNHDPRSARDMLLLAATPEEQSLWVARLLKRIQKSGYKANSSNNNSTDGSKISPSQSTRSSYKPYAVNVQRSATLPANSSLK; encoded by the exons ATGCCACCTGAACTAGAACCTGTGACCAGCCATCGCAGCATGGATGTGGAACGAAGGCGCCG GGCGAATACGCTCGAGCGCAAGATGCGCGATCCGACCAGCATCTGCAATGTGGACTGCCTGCTGGACACGGTTTCGGCTTTGGTCAGCGACTGTGACCACGACTCCCTGAGGCGGCTGAAGAACATCGAGCAGTATGCGGCCAAAT ATAAACCCCTCGCCCTGCAGATCAACCAGCTGCGGATGAACGTGGAGGACTTCGACTTCATCAAGCTCATCGGCGCCGGCGCCTTCGGAGAGGTGCAGCTGGTCCGGCACAAGTCCTCCAGCCAGGTGTACGCCATGAAGCGGCTGTCCAAGTTCGAGATGATGAAGCGACCGGACTCCGCCTTCTTTTGGGAGGAGCGCCACATCATGGCGCACGCCAACTCCGAGTGGATTGTCCAGCTGCACTTTGCCTTCCAG GATGCAAAATACCTGTACATGGTGATGGACTTCATGCCCGGCGGCGATATAGTGTCGCTGATGGGCGACTACGACATACCGGAGAAGTGGGCGATCTTCTACACGATGGAGGTGGTGCTGGCCCTGGACACCATACACAACATGGGCTTCGTGCACCGCGACGTGAAGCCGGACAACATGCTGCTCGATAGCTATGGCCACCTGAAGCTGGCCGACTTTGGCACCTGCATGCGGATGGGCGCGAATGGCCAGGTGGTGTCGAGCAATGCGGTGGGCACGCCCGACTACATCAGTCCGGAGGTGCTGCAGTCGCAGGGCGTGGACAATGAGTATGGGCGCGAGTGCGACTGGTGGTCGGTGGGCATATTCCTGTACGAGATGCTATTCGGCGAGACGCCCTTCTACGCGGACTCGCTGGTGGGCACCTACGGCAAGATCATGGACCACAAGAACTCGCTCAGCTTTCCGCCCGAGGTGGAGATTAGCGAGCAGGCCAAGGCCCTCATTCGGGCCTTCCTCACCGACCGAACGCAGCGATTGGGCCGCTACGGCATCGAGGACATCAAGGCGCATCCGTTCTTCCGCAACGACACCTGGTCGTTCGACAACATACGCGAGAGTGTGCCGCCGGTGGTGCCGGAACTCTCCTCCGACGACGACACGCGCAACTTCGAGGACATCGAGCGGGACGAGAAGCCGGAGGAGGTGTTCCCCGTGCCCAAGGGCTTCGATGGCAACCACCTGCCCTTCATTGGCTTCACCTACACGGGCGACTATCAGCTGCTGTCCAGCGACACCGTGGATGCCGAGTCCAAGGAGGCCAGTGTGGCGAATAGCGGGGCGGCCAGCAATAATCATGGCCATGGTCATGGTCATGGCCATGGGCACAACCATCGCCATCGGCCGTCGAACTCCAATGAGCTGAAGCGGCTGGAGGCGCTGCTGGAGCGGGAACGTGGCCGATCGGAGGCACTGGAGCAGCAGGATGCGGGTCTGCGGCAGCAGATCGAGCTGATAACGAAGCGGGAGGCGGAGCTGCAGCGGATCGCGTCGGAGTATGAGAAGGATCTGGCTCTGCGGCAGCACAACTACAAGGTGGCCATGCAGAAGGTGGAGCAGGAGATCGAGCTGCGCAAAAAGACGGAGGCGCTGCTCGTGGAGACGCAGCGCAATCTGGAGAACGAGCAGAAGACGCGGGCCCGGGACCTCAATATCAACGACAAGGTCATCTCGCTGGAAAAGCAGCTGCTCGAGATGGAGCAGAGCTACAAGAGCGAAACGGAGCACACGCAGAAGCTGAAGAAGCACAATGCCGAGCTGGGCTTCACGGTCAAGTCGCAGGAGGAGAAGGTGCGCGACATGGTGGACATGATCGACACACTGCAGAAGCACAAGGAGGAGCTGGGCCAGGAGAATGCCGAGCTGCAGGCGCTGGTCGTCCAGGAGAAGAACCTGCGCTCGCAGCTCAAGGAGCTGCACAAGGAGGCCGAGAACAAGATGCAGACGCTGGCCAACGACATTGAGCGGACGCTGGGACGGGAGCAGAAGGCCCAGGAGGACAATCGGGCGCTGCTCGAGAAGATCAGCGACCTGGAGAAGGCCCACGCCGGCCTCGACTTCGAGCTGAAGGCGGCCCAGGGCCGCTACCAGCAGGAGGTGAAGGCCCACCAGGAGACGGAGAAGTCGCGACTCGTCTCGCGCGAGGAGGCCAATCTGCAGGAGGTGAAGGCGCTGCAGTCGAAGCTCAACGAGGAGAAGTCCGCCCGCATCAAGGCCGACCAGCATTCGCAGGAGAAGGAGCGCCAGTTGAGCATGCTCTCGGTGGACTATCGCCAGATCCAGCTGCGCCTGCAGAAGCTCGAGGGCGAGTGCCGCCAGGAGTCGGAGAAGGTGGCCGCCCTGCAGTCGCAGCTCGACCAGGAGCACAGCAAGCGCAATGCCCTGCTCTCGGAGCTCAGTCTGCACAGCTCGGAGGTGGCGCACCTGCGCTCCCGCGAGAACCAGCTGCAGAAGGAGCTGTCCGCCCAGCGCGAGGCGAAGCGCCGATTCGAGGAGGATCTCACCCAGCTGAAGGGCAATCACCACGAGGCGCTGGCCAACAACCGGGAGCTGCAGGCCCAACTCGAGGCCGAGCAGTGCTTCTCGCGGCTGTACAAGACGCAGGCGAATGAGAATCGCGAGGAGAGCGCCGAGCGGCTGGCCAAGATCGAGGATCTGGAGGAGGAGCGCGTATCGCTGAAGCACCAGGTGCAAGTGGCCGTTGCCCGCGCCGACTCCGAGGCCTTGGCCCGCTCCATTGCCGAGGAGACGGTGGCCGATCTCGAGAAGGAGAAGACCATCAaggagctggagctgaagGACTTTGTGATGAAGCATCGCAACGAGATCAACGCGAAGGAGGCGGCCCTGGCCACGCTCAAGGAGACGGAGATCGAGCTGCACAAGAAGCTGTCCCAGAAGGGCGTCGAATGCGACGATCTCCTTCAGCAGCACAAGAAGCAGCAGGAGGAACTCACGCTTGTGAGGGCCAGCAAGGACGAGGAGATCACCAAGCTGCTGGACAAGTGCAAGAACGAGGTCCTGCTCAAACAGGTGGCGGTGAACAAGCTGGCCGAGGTGATGAACCGACGCGACTCCGACCTGCCCA AGCAAAAGAGCAAGGCCCGCTCCACCGCCGAGCTGCGcaagaaggagaaggagatgCGACGGCTGCAGCAGGAGCTCTCGCAGGAGCGCGACAAGTTCAACCAGCTGCTGCTCAAGCATCAGGACCTGCAGCAGCTGTGCgccgaggagcagcagctcaAGCAGAAGATGGTCATGGAGATCGACTGCAAGGCCACCGAGATCGAGCATCTGCAGAGCAAACTGAACGAGACGGCGTCGCTCTCCTCGGCGGACAACGATCCCGAGGATAGCCAG GACTCGGTTTTCGAGGGCTGGCTGAGTGTGCCCAACAAGCAGAACCGGCGACGCGGCCACGGCTGGAAGCGGCAGTACGTCATCGTCTCCTCGCGCAAGATCATCTTCTACAACTCGGACATTGACAAGCACAACACCACGGATGCCGTGCTCATCCTGGACCTCAG CAAGGTCTACCACGTCCGTAGCGTCACTCAGGGCGATGTCATACGCGCCGATGCCAAAGAGATTCCGCGCATCTTCCAGCTGCTGTACGCCGGCGAGGGTGCCTCCCATCGTCCCGATGAGCAGAGCCAGCTGGATGTGAGCGTGCTGCACGGCAACAGCAATGAGGAGCGCCCGGGCACCATTGTCCACAAAG GTCACGAGTTCGTCCACATCACCTACCACATGCCCACGGCCTGCGAGGTGTGCCCGAAGCCCTTGTGGCACATGTTCAAGCCGCCGGCGGCTTACGAATGCAAGAG ATGCCGCAACAAGATTCACAAGGAGCATGTGGACAAGCACGACCCGCTGGCGCCCTGCAAGCTGAATCACGATCCGCGCAGTGCCCGGGACATGCTGCTCCTGGCCGCCACGCCCGAGGAGCAGTCGCTGTGGGTTGCACGCCTGCTGAAGCGTATCCAAAAGAGTGGATACAAGGCCAACTCGTCGAACAACAACAGCACCGACGGCAGCAAGATATCGCCCAG CCAATCGACGCGCTCCTCCTACAAACCGTATGCGGTGAATGTGCAACGCTCTGCTACGCTGCCAGCAAACTCTTCGCTGAAATGA
- the LOC128265703 gene encoding rho-associated protein kinase 1 isoform X1, which translates to MPPELEPVTSHRSMDVERRRRANTLERKMRDPTSICNVDCLLDTVSALVSDCDHDSLRRLKNIEQYAAKYKPLALQINQLRMNVEDFDFIKLIGAGAFGEVQLVRHKSSSQVYAMKRLSKFEMMKRPDSAFFWEERHIMAHANSEWIVQLHFAFQDAKYLYMVMDFMPGGDIVSLMGDYDIPEKWAIFYTMEVVLALDTIHNMGFVHRDVKPDNMLLDSYGHLKLADFGTCMRMGANGQVVSSNAVGTPDYISPEVLQSQGVDNEYGRECDWWSVGIFLYEMLFGETPFYADSLVGTYGKIMDHKNSLSFPPEVEISEQAKALIRAFLTDRTQRLGRYGIEDIKAHPFFRNDTWSFDNIRESVPPVVPELSSDDDTRNFEDIERDEKPEEVFPVPKGFDGNHLPFIGFTYTGDYQLLSSDTVDAESKEASVANSGAASNNHGHGHGHGHGHNHRHRPSNSNELKRLEALLERERGRSEALEQQDAGLRQQIELITKREAELQRIASEYEKDLALRQHNYKVAMQKVEQEIELRKKTEALLVETQRNLENEQKTRARDLNINDKVISLEKQLLEMEQSYKSETEHTQKLKKHNAELGFTVKSQEEKVRDMVDMIDTLQKHKEELGQENAELQALVVQEKNLRSQLKELHKEAENKMQTLANDIERTLGREQKAQEDNRALLEKISDLEKAHAGLDFELKAAQGRYQQEVKAHQETEKSRLVSREEANLQEVKALQSKLNEEKSARIKADQHSQEKERQLSMLSVDYRQIQLRLQKLEGECRQESEKVAALQSQLDQEHSKRNALLSELSLHSSEVAHLRSRENQLQKELSAQREAKRRFEEDLTQLKGNHHEALANNRELQAQLEAEQCFSRLYKTQANENREESAERLAKIEDLEEERVSLKHQVQVAVARADSEALARSIAEETVADLEKEKTIKELELKDFVMKHRNEINAKEAALATLKETEIELHKKLSQKGVECDDLLQQHKKQQEELTLVRASKDEEITKLLDKCKNEVLLKQVAVNKLAEVMNRRDSDLPKQKSKARSTAELRKKEKEMRRLQQELSQERDKFNQLLLKHQDLQQLCAEEQQLKQKMVMEIDCKATEIEHLQSKLNETASLSSADNDPEDSQHSSLLSLTQDSVFEGWLSVPNKQNRRRGHGWKRQYVIVSSRKIIFYNSDIDKHNTTDAVLILDLSKVYHVRSVTQGDVIRADAKEIPRIFQLLYAGEGASHRPDEQSQLDVSVLHGNSNEERPGTIVHKGHEFVHITYHMPTACEVCPKPLWHMFKPPAAYECKRCRNKIHKEHVDKHDPLAPCKLNHDPRSARDMLLLAATPEEQSLWVARLLKRIQKSGYKANSSNNNSTDGSKISPSQSTRSSYKPYAVNVQRSATLPANSSLK; encoded by the exons ATGCCACCTGAACTAGAACCTGTGACCAGCCATCGCAGCATGGATGTGGAACGAAGGCGCCG GGCGAATACGCTCGAGCGCAAGATGCGCGATCCGACCAGCATCTGCAATGTGGACTGCCTGCTGGACACGGTTTCGGCTTTGGTCAGCGACTGTGACCACGACTCCCTGAGGCGGCTGAAGAACATCGAGCAGTATGCGGCCAAAT ATAAACCCCTCGCCCTGCAGATCAACCAGCTGCGGATGAACGTGGAGGACTTCGACTTCATCAAGCTCATCGGCGCCGGCGCCTTCGGAGAGGTGCAGCTGGTCCGGCACAAGTCCTCCAGCCAGGTGTACGCCATGAAGCGGCTGTCCAAGTTCGAGATGATGAAGCGACCGGACTCCGCCTTCTTTTGGGAGGAGCGCCACATCATGGCGCACGCCAACTCCGAGTGGATTGTCCAGCTGCACTTTGCCTTCCAG GATGCAAAATACCTGTACATGGTGATGGACTTCATGCCCGGCGGCGATATAGTGTCGCTGATGGGCGACTACGACATACCGGAGAAGTGGGCGATCTTCTACACGATGGAGGTGGTGCTGGCCCTGGACACCATACACAACATGGGCTTCGTGCACCGCGACGTGAAGCCGGACAACATGCTGCTCGATAGCTATGGCCACCTGAAGCTGGCCGACTTTGGCACCTGCATGCGGATGGGCGCGAATGGCCAGGTGGTGTCGAGCAATGCGGTGGGCACGCCCGACTACATCAGTCCGGAGGTGCTGCAGTCGCAGGGCGTGGACAATGAGTATGGGCGCGAGTGCGACTGGTGGTCGGTGGGCATATTCCTGTACGAGATGCTATTCGGCGAGACGCCCTTCTACGCGGACTCGCTGGTGGGCACCTACGGCAAGATCATGGACCACAAGAACTCGCTCAGCTTTCCGCCCGAGGTGGAGATTAGCGAGCAGGCCAAGGCCCTCATTCGGGCCTTCCTCACCGACCGAACGCAGCGATTGGGCCGCTACGGCATCGAGGACATCAAGGCGCATCCGTTCTTCCGCAACGACACCTGGTCGTTCGACAACATACGCGAGAGTGTGCCGCCGGTGGTGCCGGAACTCTCCTCCGACGACGACACGCGCAACTTCGAGGACATCGAGCGGGACGAGAAGCCGGAGGAGGTGTTCCCCGTGCCCAAGGGCTTCGATGGCAACCACCTGCCCTTCATTGGCTTCACCTACACGGGCGACTATCAGCTGCTGTCCAGCGACACCGTGGATGCCGAGTCCAAGGAGGCCAGTGTGGCGAATAGCGGGGCGGCCAGCAATAATCATGGCCATGGTCATGGTCATGGCCATGGGCACAACCATCGCCATCGGCCGTCGAACTCCAATGAGCTGAAGCGGCTGGAGGCGCTGCTGGAGCGGGAACGTGGCCGATCGGAGGCACTGGAGCAGCAGGATGCGGGTCTGCGGCAGCAGATCGAGCTGATAACGAAGCGGGAGGCGGAGCTGCAGCGGATCGCGTCGGAGTATGAGAAGGATCTGGCTCTGCGGCAGCACAACTACAAGGTGGCCATGCAGAAGGTGGAGCAGGAGATCGAGCTGCGCAAAAAGACGGAGGCGCTGCTCGTGGAGACGCAGCGCAATCTGGAGAACGAGCAGAAGACGCGGGCCCGGGACCTCAATATCAACGACAAGGTCATCTCGCTGGAAAAGCAGCTGCTCGAGATGGAGCAGAGCTACAAGAGCGAAACGGAGCACACGCAGAAGCTGAAGAAGCACAATGCCGAGCTGGGCTTCACGGTCAAGTCGCAGGAGGAGAAGGTGCGCGACATGGTGGACATGATCGACACACTGCAGAAGCACAAGGAGGAGCTGGGCCAGGAGAATGCCGAGCTGCAGGCGCTGGTCGTCCAGGAGAAGAACCTGCGCTCGCAGCTCAAGGAGCTGCACAAGGAGGCCGAGAACAAGATGCAGACGCTGGCCAACGACATTGAGCGGACGCTGGGACGGGAGCAGAAGGCCCAGGAGGACAATCGGGCGCTGCTCGAGAAGATCAGCGACCTGGAGAAGGCCCACGCCGGCCTCGACTTCGAGCTGAAGGCGGCCCAGGGCCGCTACCAGCAGGAGGTGAAGGCCCACCAGGAGACGGAGAAGTCGCGACTCGTCTCGCGCGAGGAGGCCAATCTGCAGGAGGTGAAGGCGCTGCAGTCGAAGCTCAACGAGGAGAAGTCCGCCCGCATCAAGGCCGACCAGCATTCGCAGGAGAAGGAGCGCCAGTTGAGCATGCTCTCGGTGGACTATCGCCAGATCCAGCTGCGCCTGCAGAAGCTCGAGGGCGAGTGCCGCCAGGAGTCGGAGAAGGTGGCCGCCCTGCAGTCGCAGCTCGACCAGGAGCACAGCAAGCGCAATGCCCTGCTCTCGGAGCTCAGTCTGCACAGCTCGGAGGTGGCGCACCTGCGCTCCCGCGAGAACCAGCTGCAGAAGGAGCTGTCCGCCCAGCGCGAGGCGAAGCGCCGATTCGAGGAGGATCTCACCCAGCTGAAGGGCAATCACCACGAGGCGCTGGCCAACAACCGGGAGCTGCAGGCCCAACTCGAGGCCGAGCAGTGCTTCTCGCGGCTGTACAAGACGCAGGCGAATGAGAATCGCGAGGAGAGCGCCGAGCGGCTGGCCAAGATCGAGGATCTGGAGGAGGAGCGCGTATCGCTGAAGCACCAGGTGCAAGTGGCCGTTGCCCGCGCCGACTCCGAGGCCTTGGCCCGCTCCATTGCCGAGGAGACGGTGGCCGATCTCGAGAAGGAGAAGACCATCAaggagctggagctgaagGACTTTGTGATGAAGCATCGCAACGAGATCAACGCGAAGGAGGCGGCCCTGGCCACGCTCAAGGAGACGGAGATCGAGCTGCACAAGAAGCTGTCCCAGAAGGGCGTCGAATGCGACGATCTCCTTCAGCAGCACAAGAAGCAGCAGGAGGAACTCACGCTTGTGAGGGCCAGCAAGGACGAGGAGATCACCAAGCTGCTGGACAAGTGCAAGAACGAGGTCCTGCTCAAACAGGTGGCGGTGAACAAGCTGGCCGAGGTGATGAACCGACGCGACTCCGACCTGCCCA AGCAAAAGAGCAAGGCCCGCTCCACCGCCGAGCTGCGcaagaaggagaaggagatgCGACGGCTGCAGCAGGAGCTCTCGCAGGAGCGCGACAAGTTCAACCAGCTGCTGCTCAAGCATCAGGACCTGCAGCAGCTGTGCgccgaggagcagcagctcaAGCAGAAGATGGTCATGGAGATCGACTGCAAGGCCACCGAGATCGAGCATCTGCAGAGCAAACTGAACGAGACGGCGTCGCTCTCCTCGGCGGACAACGATCCCGAGGATAGCCAG CACTCCTCTCTGCTCTCCCTCACACAGGACTCGGTTTTCGAGGGCTGGCTGAGTGTGCCCAACAAGCAGAACCGGCGACGCGGCCACGGCTGGAAGCGGCAGTACGTCATCGTCTCCTCGCGCAAGATCATCTTCTACAACTCGGACATTGACAAGCACAACACCACGGATGCCGTGCTCATCCTGGACCTCAG CAAGGTCTACCACGTCCGTAGCGTCACTCAGGGCGATGTCATACGCGCCGATGCCAAAGAGATTCCGCGCATCTTCCAGCTGCTGTACGCCGGCGAGGGTGCCTCCCATCGTCCCGATGAGCAGAGCCAGCTGGATGTGAGCGTGCTGCACGGCAACAGCAATGAGGAGCGCCCGGGCACCATTGTCCACAAAG GTCACGAGTTCGTCCACATCACCTACCACATGCCCACGGCCTGCGAGGTGTGCCCGAAGCCCTTGTGGCACATGTTCAAGCCGCCGGCGGCTTACGAATGCAAGAG ATGCCGCAACAAGATTCACAAGGAGCATGTGGACAAGCACGACCCGCTGGCGCCCTGCAAGCTGAATCACGATCCGCGCAGTGCCCGGGACATGCTGCTCCTGGCCGCCACGCCCGAGGAGCAGTCGCTGTGGGTTGCACGCCTGCTGAAGCGTATCCAAAAGAGTGGATACAAGGCCAACTCGTCGAACAACAACAGCACCGACGGCAGCAAGATATCGCCCAG CCAATCGACGCGCTCCTCCTACAAACCGTATGCGGTGAATGTGCAACGCTCTGCTACGCTGCCAGCAAACTCTTCGCTGAAATGA
- the LOC128265708 gene encoding angiopoietin-2-like translates to MRSEFLIIFLSTLVLKEVSSSHPNNECTPVLKDNYKLGVEVKSMNATINKLLIEKRLGDVQIEIKDININKQSATILEQNKTIEKHKERLKDITNIIQFWDSQIKQKDKEIEDQKVLFQNIIDKVTDLQSQLDTAKGEIERNEESLDSKNIEILDKTENIEVLQKEIDDLRNSKNEEIEKKNENIQVLLQIKQNQTELLQDKDYQIGKMTKTIEDLNENLGIANGKIKNLTEKGETLTKSLENLKKNKEIVDSKYKELVNHSERSDKTIKAKDAQISELNKNLGVREGIITKNITDMQSSLDSANNNIKKKVDLINAQNNEIIQIKRNQTELLQEKDYQIGKMTKTIEDLNDNIDIKNEENKNLTQEVKTLTEDLVDLWSMLQTAKYDLESKDKQIADLEKRESSAWGQMVAVTNELRECNRAETCPRWGLYGTHKLKLRGIDTFEVPCNASGWMTIQRRYDGSVNFNRNWTDYKYGFGPIAGEFFIGLEKLHVLTAAQRYELSVKLGNTTTGRIGYAHYEHFQIGSEKELYELKSLGKFSGSVEDRLRDSVKQKFSTYDQFNSRYIKNCASDGNGGWWYDDCCECSLNGKYHKDGYVEIMIRTV, encoded by the exons ATGAGGTCGgaatttttaatcatttttctgTCGACATTGGTTTTGAAGGAAGTATCTTCTTCTCATCCGAATAATGAATGCACCCCGGTCCTCAAGGACAACTATAAACTAGGAGTCGAAGTAAAATCCATGAATgcaactataaataaattactgaTTGAAAAAAGACTTGGTGATGttcaaattgaaataaaagatattaatataaataaacaaagtgcaacaattttggaacaaaataaaacaatagaGAAGCATAAAGAAAGGCTCAAGGACATAACaaatataattcaattttgggatagtcaaatcaaacaaaaagaTAAAGAAATCGAGGATCAAAAGGttctatttcaaaatataattgacAAAGTCACAGACTTGCAGAGTCAACTGGACACGGCTAAAGGTGAAATCGAAAGGAATGAAGAATCATTAGATTCAAAGAATATAGAAATCTTGGACAAAACGGAAAATATTGAAGTGCTACAAAAGGAGATTGATGATTTAAGAAATTCCAAAAATgaagaaatcgaaaaaaaaaatgaaaatattcaaGTGCTGCTACAAATCAAGCAAAACCAAACAGAATTGCTCCAAGATAAAGATTACCAAATAGGTAAGATGACAAAAACCATTGAAGACCTGAATGAAAACCTTGGTATTGctaatggtaaaataaaaaatctcaCTGAAAAAGGTGAAACACTAACAAAAAGccttgaaaacttaaaaaagaataaagaaattgtagattcaaaatataaagaacTGGTGAATCACTCAGAACGTTCTGATAAGACAATCAAAGCTAAGGATGCCCAAATCAgtgaactaaataaaaatctggGGGTCAGGGAAGgcattataacaaaaaatattacagaTATGCAAAGCAGCCTAGATTCGGCGAATAATAATATCAAGAAGAAGGTCGATTTAATAAATGcacaaaataatgaaataatacAAATCAAGCGAAACCAAACAGAATTGCTCCAAGAAAAAGATTACCAAATAGGTAAGATGACAAAAACCATTGAAGACTTGAATGATAACattgatataaaaaatgaagagaACAAAAATCTCACTCAAGAAGTAAAAACTTTAACAGAAGACCTTGTAGACTTGTGGAGTATGTTGCAAACTGCTAAATATGATCTAGAATCAAAAGACAAGCAAATTGCTGACCTCGAAAAACGGGAAAGTTCTGCTTGGGGACAAATGGTTGCAGTAACCAATGAACTACGGGAGTGCAACAGGGCAGAAACTTGTCCCAGATGGGGTCTTTATGGCACCCACAAACTCAAGTTGCGCGGCATTGACACATTTGAAGTCCCCTGCAATGCAAGTGGATGGATGACCATTCAACGACGATATGACGGCTCCGTGAACTTTAATCGAAACTGGACGGACTATAAGTATGGATTCGGACCTATAGCGGGTGAATTTTTCATCGGGCTGGAGAAACTTCACGTTCTGACTGCTGCCCAACGATATGAACTCTCTGTTAAACTTGGCAATACAACTACTGGACGCATCGGTTACGCACATTACGAACATTTCCAGATTGGCAGCGAAAAAGAACTCTACGAGCTAAAATCGCTGGGGAAGTTCTCTGGTTCAGTCGAAGACAGGCTGCGAGACAGTGTGAAACAAAAGTTCAGCACATATGACCAGTTTAATAGCCgctatattaaaaattgtgcTTCCGATGGAAATGGTGGTTGGTGGTACGATGACTGTTGCGAATG TTCGCTCAATGGAAAATACCATAAGGATGGTTATGTTGAAATTATGATCAGgactgtttaa